The Catenulispora sp. EB89 genome has a segment encoding these proteins:
- a CDS encoding deoxyribonuclease IV: MVMLIGSHVGNEDPIAEAAARGADAVQIFLGDPQSWKAPTVAYPGGAAALRAAAEQADLAVYVHAAYIINVASTNNRIRIPSRKLLQQTVALAAEAGARGVVVHGGHTTANDDPDVGFENWRKAVDQLEQHCPVFIENTAGGDHAMARRLEAIAKLWDAVGHSGIGLCLDTCHAFAGGIPLESAVADIKAVTGRIDLVHANDSQGGFDSGVDRHANFGTGEIAPPDLIAQVIADAGSPAICETPGGPEAQAADIKWLRERVA, encoded by the coding sequence ATGGTTATGCTCATCGGCTCCCACGTCGGCAACGAAGATCCGATCGCGGAGGCGGCGGCCCGCGGGGCCGACGCGGTCCAGATCTTCCTGGGCGATCCGCAGAGCTGGAAGGCGCCGACCGTCGCCTATCCCGGCGGCGCCGCCGCGCTGCGGGCTGCCGCCGAGCAGGCCGATCTGGCCGTCTACGTGCACGCCGCGTACATCATCAACGTCGCCAGCACCAACAACCGGATCCGCATCCCCAGCCGCAAGCTGCTCCAGCAGACCGTCGCGCTGGCCGCCGAGGCGGGCGCCCGCGGCGTGGTCGTGCACGGCGGCCACACCACCGCCAACGACGACCCCGACGTCGGCTTCGAGAACTGGCGCAAGGCCGTGGACCAGCTGGAGCAGCACTGCCCGGTGTTCATCGAGAACACCGCCGGCGGCGACCACGCCATGGCCCGGCGGCTGGAGGCGATCGCGAAGCTGTGGGACGCCGTGGGCCACAGCGGCATCGGCCTGTGCCTGGACACCTGCCATGCCTTCGCCGGCGGCATTCCGCTGGAGAGCGCGGTCGCCGACATCAAGGCCGTCACCGGCCGGATCGACCTGGTCCACGCCAACGACTCCCAGGGCGGCTTCGACTCCGGCGTCGACCGCCACGCCAACTTCGGCACCGGTGAGATCGCCCCGCCGGACCTGATCGCGCAGGTGATCGCGGACGCCGGGAGCCCGGCGATCTGCGAGACCCCGGGCGGTCCGGAGGCGCAGGCGGCGGACATCAAGTGGCTGCGGGAGCGCGTCGCATAA
- the rpsF gene encoding 30S ribosomal protein S6 → MRQYEVMVILDPDLDERSIAPALEGFLKVIRDLGGSIEKNDIWGRRRLAYEIKTKSGKKVSEGIYAVVDVQATPDAVKEFDRQANLSETVVRTKVIRPDQR, encoded by the coding sequence ATGCGTCAGTACGAAGTCATGGTCATCCTGGACCCGGACCTCGACGAGCGTTCGATCGCCCCGGCCCTCGAGGGATTCCTCAAGGTCATCCGCGATCTGGGCGGCAGCATCGAGAAGAACGACATCTGGGGCCGCCGTCGGCTCGCCTACGAGATCAAGACCAAGAGCGGCAAGAAGGTCAGCGAGGGCATCTACGCCGTCGTCGACGTGCAGGCCACGCCGGACGCCGTCAAGGAGTTCGACCGTCAGGCGAACCTGTCCGAGACCGTCGTCCGCACCAAGGTCATCCGTCCCGACCAGCGGTAA
- a CDS encoding alanine racemase, with the protein MSLTLHVDMERWRAHQDEVLARHPDLVPVAKGVNGYGIGIPNLMEAASKLAAGGVEITAVGTAAEAEQAKDHYSGRLLVLTPYLLGEDVRGLPDRVIRTVSSVEAVEALLGRRVVVDLMTSMRRFGLEKTDIPRLATALESDQARVEGFSVHMPLDRVAGDYLREVSDWVDALVAAGIPVRTLFVSHLSPAEISTLAKRHQGTTVRPRIGTELWLGDRKALQARGTVHSVQKVSKGDRFGYRQHKVRGDGYLIVASGGTAHGVGLENPKNFGRGVPGLRSRAKFTARAGLALLNRTMSPFSWQGKALWFAEPPHMQVSVLFLPAGGTPPKVGEELPVEVSPVMTHVDRVVFD; encoded by the coding sequence TTGTCGCTCACGCTGCACGTCGACATGGAGCGCTGGCGCGCCCACCAGGACGAAGTGCTGGCCCGCCACCCCGATCTGGTGCCGGTGGCCAAGGGCGTCAACGGCTACGGCATCGGCATCCCGAACCTCATGGAGGCCGCCTCCAAGCTCGCCGCAGGGGGCGTGGAGATAACGGCAGTGGGCACGGCTGCCGAAGCCGAACAGGCCAAGGACCACTACTCCGGACGCCTCCTGGTCCTCACGCCGTACCTGCTCGGCGAGGACGTCCGCGGCCTCCCGGACCGCGTCATCCGCACGGTGTCCTCGGTCGAGGCGGTGGAGGCGCTGCTGGGCCGGCGCGTGGTCGTCGACCTGATGACCTCCATGCGCCGCTTCGGCCTGGAGAAGACGGACATCCCCCGGCTCGCCACGGCCCTGGAGTCCGACCAGGCGCGCGTCGAGGGCTTCTCGGTGCACATGCCGCTGGACCGCGTGGCAGGCGACTACCTGCGCGAAGTCAGCGACTGGGTGGACGCGCTGGTCGCGGCGGGCATTCCGGTACGGACACTGTTCGTCAGCCACCTGTCCCCCGCCGAGATCAGCACACTGGCGAAGCGGCACCAGGGGACGACAGTGCGCCCGCGCATCGGCACGGAGCTCTGGCTCGGCGACCGCAAAGCGCTGCAGGCGCGCGGGACCGTGCACAGCGTGCAGAAGGTGAGCAAGGGCGACCGCTTCGGCTACCGGCAGCACAAGGTACGCGGCGACGGCTACCTGATCGTGGCCTCCGGCGGCACAGCCCACGGCGTCGGCCTGGAGAACCCGAAGAACTTCGGCCGCGGCGTCCCGGGCCTCAGATCCCGAGCGAAGTTCACAGCCCGCGCGGGCCTGGCGCTGCTGAACCGGACGATGTCGCCCTTCTCCTGGCAGGGGAAGGCGCTGTGGTTCGCGGAGCCGCCGCACATGCAGGTGTCGGTGCTGTTCCTGCCCGCCGGCGGCACCCCGCCGAAGGTGGGGGAGGAGCTGCCGGTCGAGGTGAGTCCGGTGATGACGCATGTGGACCGGGTGGTTTTCGACTGA
- a CDS encoding single-stranded DNA-binding protein: MAGETVITVVGNLTDDPELRFTPSGAAVANFTVASTPRTLDKQTNEWKDGDALFLRCSIWRQAAENVAESLTRGMRVIVSGRLRQRSYETKEGEKRTVVELDVEEIGPSLKYATAKVTKANRPGGQGGGGGGGGGWGGNSGGGGGNSGGGGGGWGGNSGGGNSGGGGGWGGNSGGNSGGGGGNSGGGGGGNQGGGNDPWASGGDGGWGNDEPPF; this comes from the coding sequence ATGGCAGGCGAGACCGTCATCACCGTCGTCGGCAACCTGACCGACGACCCCGAGCTCCGCTTCACCCCCTCCGGTGCCGCGGTCGCGAACTTCACCGTCGCGTCCACGCCGCGCACCCTGGACAAGCAGACCAACGAGTGGAAGGACGGCGACGCGCTGTTCCTTCGCTGCTCGATCTGGCGCCAGGCCGCGGAGAACGTCGCCGAGTCGCTGACCCGCGGAATGCGGGTGATCGTCTCCGGGCGGCTGCGCCAGCGGTCTTACGAGACCAAGGAAGGCGAGAAGCGCACCGTCGTCGAACTCGACGTCGAGGAGATCGGCCCGTCGCTGAAGTACGCGACGGCGAAGGTCACCAAGGCCAACCGGCCCGGCGGCCAGGGCGGCGGAGGCGGCGGAGGCGGCGGCTGGGGTGGAAACTCCGGCGGTGGCGGCGGCAACTCCGGCGGAGGCGGCGGCGGCTGGGGTGGAAACTCCGGCGGCGGCAACTCCGGCGGTGGTGGCGGCTGGGGTGGAAACTCCGGCGGCAACTCCGGTGGCGGCGGCGGTAACTCCGGCGGCGGCGGTGGCGGAAACCAGGGCGGCGGCAACGACCCCTGGGCATCCGGCGGCGACGGCGGCTGGGGCAACGACGAGCCTCCGTTCTAA
- a CDS encoding lipid II:glycine glycyltransferase FemX — protein sequence MVLRVRTLSREEHVAFIEERTGQTGAKDAATQSVSFLQCPSWGDLKTDWRAESVGWVDDATGRIVGAALVLYRDVPIPKRDKIPFLRRSLAYLPEGPILDLTSADAGQALKLLLAHLRKRRAFTVKMGPQLVSRRWTSETLKKAIAETEGGVRLKDIKPDFEDPAALRVIDKLRATGWTRKESEGAGFGDFQPRYVFQLPLVDDAGKPRTLEDIQKGFNQLWRRNIKKADKNGVEVTLGGYEDLAEFHKIYEITAVRDHFTPRPLAYFQRMWKAMEAENPNRLRLYLARHEGELLAATTLVTVGDHAWYSYGASDNHKRELRPSNAIQWRMLSDSHAAGCKVYDLRGISDTLDPDDHLFGLIQFKLGTGGEAVEYLGEWDYALNPLLHRAFEMYMARR from the coding sequence ATGGTCTTGAGGGTGCGGACGCTGAGCCGCGAGGAACATGTGGCGTTCATCGAGGAGCGCACCGGACAAACGGGAGCGAAGGACGCCGCGACGCAGTCTGTCAGCTTCCTGCAGTGTCCCTCCTGGGGAGACCTGAAGACCGACTGGCGGGCCGAGTCCGTCGGCTGGGTCGACGACGCCACCGGCCGGATCGTCGGCGCGGCCCTGGTGCTGTACCGGGACGTGCCGATCCCCAAGCGCGACAAGATCCCGTTCCTGCGCCGCTCCCTGGCCTACCTCCCCGAGGGCCCGATCCTGGACCTCACCTCCGCCGACGCCGGCCAGGCGCTCAAGCTGCTGCTGGCGCACCTGCGCAAGCGGCGCGCGTTCACGGTGAAGATGGGCCCGCAGCTGGTGTCCCGCCGCTGGACCTCGGAGACGCTGAAGAAGGCCATCGCCGAGACCGAGGGCGGCGTCCGTCTGAAGGACATCAAGCCGGACTTCGAGGACCCCGCTGCGCTGCGCGTCATCGACAAGCTGCGCGCCACCGGCTGGACCCGCAAGGAGTCCGAGGGCGCCGGCTTCGGCGACTTCCAGCCGCGCTACGTGTTCCAGCTGCCGCTGGTCGACGACGCCGGCAAGCCCAGGACTCTGGAGGACATCCAGAAGGGCTTCAACCAGCTGTGGCGCCGCAACATCAAGAAGGCCGACAAGAACGGCGTCGAAGTCACCCTCGGGGGCTACGAGGACCTCGCGGAGTTCCACAAGATCTACGAGATCACCGCCGTCCGCGACCACTTCACCCCGCGGCCCCTGGCGTACTTCCAGCGGATGTGGAAGGCGATGGAGGCGGAGAATCCCAACCGCCTGCGTCTGTACCTCGCGCGCCACGAGGGCGAACTGCTGGCCGCCACGACGCTGGTCACCGTCGGGGACCACGCCTGGTACTCCTACGGCGCCTCCGACAACCACAAGCGCGAACTGCGGCCCTCCAACGCCATCCAGTGGCGCATGCTCAGCGATTCCCACGCCGCCGGCTGCAAGGTCTACGACCTGCGCGGGATCAGTGACACCCTGGACCCGGACGACCACCTGTTCGGCCTGATCCAGTTCAAGCTGGGCACCGGCGGCGAGGCGGTGGAGTACCTCGGGGAGTGGGACTACGCCCTGAATCCGCTGCTGCACCGCGCCTTCGAGATGTACATGGCCCGCCGCTAA